A stretch of the Piliocolobus tephrosceles isolate RC106 unplaced genomic scaffold, ASM277652v3 unscaffolded_1417, whole genome shotgun sequence genome encodes the following:
- the LOC111542742 gene encoding LOW QUALITY PROTEIN: putative HIG1 domain family member 2B (The sequence of the model RefSeq protein was modified relative to this genomic sequence to represent the inferred CDS: inserted 1 base in 1 codon) gives MATPGSVTLEAPFESLKLSVIEGFXPTVYSNPEGFKEKFLRKTRENTVVPIGCLSMAAALTKSLYCFHQGNSQCSQLKMLARIAAQGFTVAAILLGLAATTMKSQP, from the exons ATGGCGACTCCAGGCTCCGTGACTCTGGAGGCCCCCTTTGAATCATTGAAGCTTTCCGTCATTGAGGGGT AGCCCACTGTTTACAGCAATCCAGAGGGTTTCAAGGAAAAGTTCCTTCGCAAGACGCGCGAGAACACGGTGGTACCCATAGGTTGCCTGAGCATGGCGGCCGCGCTCACCAAAAGCCTCTACTGCTTCCACCAGGGCAACAGCCAGTGCTCACAGCTCAAGATGCTCGCCCGGATCGCCGCCCAGGGCTTCACCGTCGCAGCCATCTTGCTGGGTCTGGCTGCCACCACTATGAAGTCTCAACCCTGA